In Spiroplasma floricola 23-6, the DNA window TTAATAATGGTGCAAACACTTTAATGTTTTTTACAGGAGCTCCTCAAAATACAAGAAGAACTGAAACAAGCAAATTAAATATTGATCAATTTAAATCACTTTTAATTGATAATAATATTGATATAAATAAAGTAATTTGTCATGGACCTTATACAATTAATTTAGCAAATACAGTAAAACTAGAAACTTTTGAACTTGGTGTTAGACTTTTAGAAGAAGAATTGCTGAGATTAGAAGAAATAGGAGTTCATACTGTTGTTTTACATCCAGGGGCAGCTGTTGGAGCTCCAAGAGAATTAGCTTTAGAAAGTGTTGCAAAAGGATTAAATATGGTTTATAAAAAATTGCCAAATACACCAGTAAGAGTTGCTTTAGAAACAATGTCAGGAAAAGGAACTGAAGTTTGTATAACTTTTGAAGAAATTAAAAAAGTTTTAGATTTAGTTGAAGCAAAAGATAAAGTAGGAGTTTGTTTTGATACTTGTCATATGCATGATGCAGGCTATGATGTAAAAAATAACTTTGATAAAGTTGTTGA includes these proteins:
- a CDS encoding deoxyribonuclease IV, with product MEKPKFYLGSHVGMNSANDYLIGSAKETINNGANTLMFFTGAPQNTRRTETSKLNIDQFKSLLIDNNIDINKVICHGPYTINLANTVKLETFELGVRLLEEELLRLEEIGVHTVVLHPGAAVGAPRELALESVAKGLNMVYKKLPNTPVRVALETMSGKGTEVCITFEEIKKVLDLVEAKDKVGVCFDTCHMHDAGYDVKNNFDKVVEEFDQIIGLDKLMAIHLNDSKNPIANHKDRHENIGYGYIGFDTLASIVHNPLFKEIPIVLETPWIDGKISPYKVEIEMIKNNKFTNPFKEKELK